A single Roseinatronobacter monicus DNA region contains:
- a CDS encoding sugar kinase gives MTSGHILCIGEAMIELSQSDTPDAWHLGIAGDTLNTAWYLRGLLPEAWHVGYLSRVGTGPFSQRMLDFLDAAGIGNTHVSRDPDREIGLYAITLKDGERSFSYWRDNSAARGLANDPQRLTDAFSEASMLYLSGITLAILPDAARTTLMTALQEARQRGAMVVFDPNLRPRLWPDAPTMCAQIERAAAQSDLILPSFDDEATYFGDADPQATIARYHRLGAAQVVVKNGGGPMYYSGPSGTGALTDLVPEQPVDTTSAGDSFNAGYLAAMLQGADSEAAIRAGHALSRHVIRHRGALVPEAIAAVT, from the coding sequence ATGACCTCTGGCCACATTCTTTGCATCGGCGAAGCCATGATAGAGCTTTCGCAATCTGACACCCCTGATGCGTGGCATCTGGGCATTGCAGGCGATACGCTGAACACGGCGTGGTATCTGCGCGGATTGCTGCCCGAGGCGTGGCATGTGGGGTATCTGTCCCGCGTGGGCACGGGGCCGTTTTCACAGCGTATGCTGGACTTTCTGGACGCAGCCGGGATCGGGAACACCCATGTCAGCCGCGATCCAGACCGCGAGATTGGACTGTATGCGATCACGCTGAAAGATGGCGAGCGCAGCTTCAGCTATTGGCGCGATAATTCTGCCGCGCGCGGGTTGGCCAATGACCCACAGCGCCTGACGGACGCCTTCTCAGAGGCGTCGATGCTCTATCTGTCCGGTATCACGCTGGCGATTTTGCCAGATGCGGCGCGCACAACCCTTATGACCGCCCTGCAAGAGGCCCGCCAGCGCGGGGCAATGGTGGTCTTTGATCCCAATCTGCGCCCGCGATTGTGGCCGGACGCGCCGACCATGTGCGCCCAGATCGAACGCGCCGCCGCGCAAAGCGATCTGATCCTGCCCAGCTTCGATGACGAGGCCACATATTTCGGCGATGCCGATCCGCAGGCCACCATCGCGCGGTATCACCGGCTTGGGGCCGCGCAGGTCGTGGTCAAGAATGGGGGCGGCCCGATGTACTATTCCGGCCCGTCAGGGACAGGTGCGCTGACCGATCTGGTGCCCGAACAGCCGGTCGACACGACGTCGGCGGGTGACAGTTTCAATGCGGGCTATCTGGCCGCGATGTTGCAAGGTGCTGATTCTGAGGCCGCCATTCGCGCAGGCCACGCCCTAAGCCGCCATGTGATCCGCCATCGCGGCGCTTTGGTGCCAGAGGCTATTGCCGCTGTGACATGA